In the genome of Chlamydia trachomatis A/HAR-13, one region contains:
- a CDS encoding acetyl-CoA carboxylase carboxyltransferase subunit alpha — MELLPHEKQVVEYEKTIAEFKEKNKENSLLSSSEIQKLDKRLDRLKEKIYSDLTPWERVQICRHPSRPRTVNYIEGMCEEFVELCGDRTFRDDPAVVGGFAKIQGQRFMLIGQEKGCDTKSRMHRNFGMLCPEGFRKALRLAKMAEKFGLPIIFLVDTPGAFPGLTAEERGQGWAIATNLFELARLATPIIVIVIGEGCSGGALGMAIGDVVAMLEHSYYSVISPEGCASILWKDPKKNSDAAAMLKMHGEDLKGFAIVDAVIKEPIGGAHHNPAATYRSVQEYVLQEWLKLKDLPVEELLEKRYQKFRTIGLYETSSESDSEA, encoded by the coding sequence GTGGAACTACTTCCTCATGAAAAACAGGTTGTCGAATACGAAAAAACGATCGCCGAGTTTAAAGAAAAAAATAAAGAAAACAGCCTGCTTTCTTCTTCAGAGATTCAAAAATTGGATAAGCGTTTAGATAGATTAAAAGAAAAAATTTATTCCGATCTCACCCCTTGGGAAAGAGTACAAATTTGTCGACATCCTTCGAGACCTAGAACAGTGAATTATATCGAAGGAATGTGCGAAGAGTTTGTAGAACTTTGTGGAGATCGAACGTTCCGAGATGATCCTGCAGTTGTCGGAGGGTTCGCAAAGATTCAAGGGCAGCGTTTCATGCTTATAGGGCAAGAAAAGGGTTGCGACACAAAATCTCGCATGCATCGTAACTTCGGGATGCTTTGTCCCGAAGGCTTTAGAAAGGCTCTACGCTTAGCTAAAATGGCAGAGAAATTCGGTTTGCCAATTATCTTTCTCGTTGATACCCCTGGAGCTTTCCCTGGATTAACAGCCGAAGAAAGAGGTCAAGGTTGGGCTATTGCGACAAACTTATTTGAGTTAGCTAGATTAGCTACCCCAATCATTGTAATTGTGATTGGTGAAGGATGTTCAGGAGGCGCTCTAGGAATGGCTATAGGAGATGTTGTAGCGATGCTAGAACACTCGTATTATTCTGTAATTTCTCCTGAAGGGTGTGCTTCTATTTTATGGAAAGATCCTAAAAAGAACAGCGATGCTGCTGCCATGTTAAAAATGCATGGAGAGGATCTTAAGGGATTTGCTATTGTGGACGCAGTGATCAAAGAACCCATAGGTGGGGCTCATCACAATCCTGCGGCCACATATCGTAGTGTTCAAGAATATGTCCTTCAAGAATGGCTTAAATTGAAAGATTTACCGGTAGAAGAGTTGCTAGAAAAACGATATCAGAAATTCCGAACGATAGGTCTATATGAAACTTCTTCTGAAAGCGATTCTGAGGCATAA
- a CDS encoding HU family DNA-binding protein, with translation MATMTKKKLISTISQDHKIHPNHVRTVIQNFLDKMTDALVQGDRLEFRDFGVLQVVERKPKVGRNPKNAAVPIHIPARRAVKFTPGKRMKRLIETPTKSS, from the coding sequence ATGGCAACGATGACTAAGAAGAAACTAATCAGTACGATATCTCAAGATCATAAAATACATCCTAACCACGTGAGAACTGTTATCCAAAATTTTTTAGATAAGATGACAGATGCTCTAGTTCAAGGGGATAGATTAGAGTTTAGAGACTTTGGAGTTCTACAAGTTGTAGAGAGAAAGCCAAAAGTTGGTCGTAACCCTAAAAATGCAGCAGTACCTATCCATATTCCTGCTAGAAGAGCTGTGAAGTTCACTCCTGGCAAAAGAATGAAACGTTTGATTGAAACACCAACAAAATCTTCTTAG
- a CDS encoding N-acetylmuramoyl-L-alanine amidase family protein — MRGIRSSNIRRLSLMIERLCVKPWQPFVNLTLLLLLLTLSSPVSCFADAAGIPKVSRNELIVIDPGHGGKDEGTADKELRYKEKTLALSIALSVQGCLRRMGYKTIMTRATDVYVDLSKRAAIANQNKADVFVSIHCNHSSNTSALGTEIYFYNDKNILRTRKSESLGKSILAFMQKNGALRERKVKEGNFAVIRETTMPAVLVETGFLSNSKERAALLDARYRSHLAKGIAEGIHAFILNRQVDKTVSVSSGAKKVHK, encoded by the coding sequence ATGAGGGGTATCAGATCTTCAAACATCAGACGATTGTCTTTGATGATCGAGAGGTTGTGTGTGAAGCCTTGGCAGCCCTTTGTTAATTTGACATTATTGCTGTTGCTGCTTACTTTAAGTAGTCCAGTTAGTTGTTTTGCTGATGCTGCGGGGATTCCTAAGGTAAGTAGGAATGAACTTATAGTCATAGATCCTGGTCATGGCGGTAAAGACGAGGGAACTGCAGATAAGGAATTACGGTACAAAGAGAAAACTTTGGCGTTGTCGATAGCTTTAAGCGTGCAAGGATGTTTGCGTCGCATGGGGTATAAGACGATAATGACAAGGGCTACGGATGTATATGTCGATCTAAGTAAGCGAGCTGCAATAGCAAATCAGAATAAGGCTGATGTTTTTGTTAGTATCCACTGTAATCACTCGTCTAATACATCTGCTTTAGGAACTGAGATTTATTTTTATAATGATAAAAACATATTAAGGACTAGAAAATCAGAGAGCTTAGGTAAGTCGATCTTGGCTTTTATGCAAAAAAATGGAGCTTTACGCGAACGTAAAGTGAAAGAAGGTAATTTCGCGGTAATTCGAGAAACAACCATGCCTGCGGTCCTTGTGGAAACAGGGTTTCTTTCCAATTCTAAAGAGCGAGCCGCTCTTTTAGATGCTCGTTATCGCTCGCACTTAGCCAAAGGTATTGCAGAAGGCATACATGCTTTTATTTTGAATCGACAAGTTGACAAGACTGTATCAGTAAGCTCAGGAGCAAAAAAAGTGCATAAATAA
- a CDS encoding UDP-N-acetylmuramoyl-L-alanyl-D-glutamate--2,6-diaminopimelate ligase — protein sequence MHLDQLLQNIPAKIYGKVESIPVRNLTRDSRCVGVGDIFIARQGQFCNGNDYSSQAVANGAIAVLSSLYNPFLSVVQIIAEDPIALEASLAARFYNNPSRHLDVIGITGTNGKTTVSCLVRELMERSGRRTGLIGTIEHILGENRIIDSFTTPDAILLQKYFAEMVKQNLSAAVMEVSSIGMALGRVRETEFLAGVLTNITSDHLDFHGSLEEYIAAKKQFFASLPEKGIAVVNLDCEYAPSFLNGSQARAVSYAIHQEADYRADRLKLYSSGSSYDIWYQGQVFPCETSLIGEHNVYNVLASLAVVHQFLGRDFADLVRDVRFLSAPKGRLDPILLGPFPVYIDYAHTPDALDNVCRILLQLLPKDGRLIIVFGCGGDRDRVKRPLMAKVSEHYGFSFVTSDNPRTEDPDQIIADICKGFSTDHYVVESDRKLAIEKAISMASDKDIVLVAGKGHEGYQIFKHQTIVFDDREVVCEALAALC from the coding sequence ATGCATTTAGACCAACTTCTTCAGAATATTCCGGCTAAAATTTATGGGAAAGTCGAGTCTATTCCTGTTAGAAATTTGACTCGAGATTCTCGTTGTGTTGGAGTTGGTGATATTTTCATCGCTCGACAAGGGCAGTTTTGCAATGGCAATGACTATTCTTCTCAGGCTGTTGCGAATGGAGCGATTGCAGTTCTCTCTTCTCTATACAATCCTTTTTTATCGGTTGTTCAGATTATCGCAGAAGATCCTATAGCATTGGAAGCCTCTTTGGCAGCAAGGTTTTATAATAATCCTTCAAGGCATCTGGATGTAATAGGAATTACAGGAACTAATGGGAAGACAACAGTCTCCTGTTTGGTTAGAGAACTTATGGAGCGTTCAGGAAGAAGAACTGGTCTTATTGGAACCATAGAGCACATTTTAGGTGAGAATAGGATTATTGATAGCTTTACCACTCCTGATGCGATTTTATTGCAGAAGTATTTTGCTGAAATGGTTAAGCAGAACTTATCTGCAGCCGTTATGGAAGTATCTTCTATAGGGATGGCTCTTGGTCGAGTTCGTGAAACAGAGTTCTTAGCTGGAGTTTTAACTAACATTACTTCAGATCATTTAGATTTTCATGGGTCTCTTGAAGAATATATTGCAGCTAAAAAGCAGTTTTTCGCTTCCTTGCCAGAGAAAGGTATAGCTGTTGTCAATTTGGATTGTGAGTATGCGCCCAGCTTTTTAAATGGTTCTCAGGCAAGAGCAGTCTCCTATGCAATCCATCAAGAAGCTGATTATCGAGCAGATAGATTGAAGCTGTATTCATCAGGATCTTCTTATGACATTTGGTATCAGGGGCAAGTTTTCCCTTGTGAGACATCCTTGATAGGAGAACATAATGTATATAATGTTTTAGCATCTTTAGCTGTTGTCCATCAATTTTTAGGCAGAGACTTTGCTGATTTAGTACGCGATGTTCGTTTCTTATCAGCTCCTAAAGGACGTTTGGATCCGATTTTATTGGGACCATTCCCTGTTTATATTGATTATGCCCATACTCCAGATGCATTGGACAATGTATGTAGAATTTTATTACAACTCCTTCCTAAAGATGGTCGGCTAATTATTGTGTTTGGGTGTGGTGGAGATAGAGATCGTGTTAAGCGTCCTCTTATGGCCAAAGTATCTGAGCATTACGGTTTTTCTTTTGTGACTTCAGATAATCCTCGGACAGAAGATCCAGACCAGATTATTGCTGATATATGTAAAGGTTTCTCAACTGATCATTATGTTGTTGAGAGCGATAGGAAGCTAGCCATAGAGAAAGCAATATCAATGGCTTCAGATAAAGATATTGTACTAGTTGCAGGAAAGGGACATGAGGGGTATCAGATCTTCAAACATCAGACGATTGTCTTTGATGATCGAGAGGTTGTGTGTGAAGCCTTGGCAGCCCTTTGTTAA
- a CDS encoding peptidoglycan D,D-transpeptidase FtsI family protein gives MNHRRQLTLIVVGVLSLYALLIVRYYKIQICDGERWAVEAANQHEFRVKDPFQRGTFFANTSLRKGEKEQFHPLAIDVTKFHLCLDAVVIPEEYRDEIARMVVVMVGEGDYQSIRSEFDRKSRYRKLYVSLDISIRDRILSWWKPYAVKHKIPSNALFFISDYQRSYPFGKLLGQVLHTLREIKDEKSGEAFPTGGLEAYFNRLLEGENGERKLLRSPLNRLDVDKVTKIPRDGSDIYLTIDANVQTIAEQEIALGVLEAKARSGRAIVLNSHTGEILALAQYPFFNPREYREYFNCNDRIEDTKVKAVSDVFEPGSIMKPITVAIALLANEEMQKRAGENLFDPYEPLDVSRRVFPGRQKMPLKDIVSNRYLNMYMAIQKSSNVYMAQLADRIVQKLGADWYEQRLQDFGFGKRTGIELPAEAVGLVPSRKRFHKNGSPEWSLSTPYSLAMGYNLLATSMQMVQAYAVFGNGGFLIRPTLVRKIVSPSGEEKILSSNPKKIRVLSEKIVADVVRAMRFTTCLGGTGIRAATKGYSSAGKTGTTEKLVDGKYDKKRHIASFIGLTPIAALSDTAVPLVILVSIDDPAYGVREDRTKNYMGGRCAAPVFSRIASRVLPYLGVPLDEQLHTYREEVSQLKLLYEEWNRK, from the coding sequence ATGAATCACCGTAGACAATTAACTCTGATCGTTGTTGGGGTTTTGTCTCTATACGCGCTCTTAATAGTTCGTTATTACAAAATTCAAATTTGTGATGGAGAGCGGTGGGCTGTGGAGGCGGCGAATCAACACGAGTTTCGCGTTAAAGATCCTTTTCAAAGAGGAACCTTTTTTGCTAATACCAGTCTGCGTAAAGGCGAAAAAGAGCAATTTCACCCGTTAGCCATTGATGTCACTAAATTTCATTTATGCTTAGATGCTGTCGTTATTCCGGAAGAGTATCGCGATGAGATTGCTCGTATGGTTGTTGTTATGGTTGGCGAAGGGGACTATCAGAGTATCCGTAGTGAATTTGATAGAAAATCGCGTTATCGCAAACTGTACGTTTCTCTAGATATTTCTATTCGTGATCGGATTTTAAGTTGGTGGAAACCTTACGCAGTTAAACATAAAATTCCGTCAAATGCCTTATTCTTTATTAGTGATTATCAACGTTCTTATCCATTCGGGAAATTGTTAGGACAGGTTTTGCATACCCTTCGGGAGATAAAAGATGAAAAATCAGGAGAAGCATTCCCTACAGGAGGTTTAGAGGCTTATTTTAATCGTTTGTTAGAAGGGGAAAATGGAGAACGCAAGTTGTTGCGTTCTCCTTTAAACCGTTTAGACGTTGATAAGGTGACTAAAATCCCTAGGGATGGGAGCGACATTTATCTAACAATAGATGCCAATGTACAGACGATTGCAGAACAAGAGATAGCCCTAGGCGTGTTAGAAGCTAAAGCTCGTAGTGGGCGAGCTATTGTACTGAATTCACATACAGGAGAGATCTTAGCTTTAGCGCAATATCCCTTTTTTAATCCGAGAGAGTATAGGGAATACTTCAACTGCAATGATCGCATAGAAGATACAAAAGTTAAGGCTGTTAGCGATGTGTTTGAGCCGGGCTCTATTATGAAACCCATAACTGTTGCTATTGCCTTATTAGCAAATGAAGAGATGCAAAAACGTGCTGGAGAAAATCTTTTTGATCCTTATGAACCGTTAGATGTTAGTAGACGAGTATTTCCAGGACGGCAAAAAATGCCTCTAAAAGACATTGTCAGTAATCGATACTTAAATATGTACATGGCGATTCAAAAGTCATCCAATGTGTATATGGCTCAACTTGCAGATCGTATAGTACAAAAGTTAGGTGCTGATTGGTACGAACAGCGTTTGCAAGATTTTGGTTTTGGAAAAAGAACTGGAATTGAATTGCCGGCAGAAGCTGTAGGATTGGTTCCTTCACGAAAACGTTTCCATAAAAACGGATCTCCCGAATGGTCTTTATCGACACCTTATTCTTTGGCAATGGGATACAATTTGCTGGCTACAAGCATGCAGATGGTTCAAGCTTATGCAGTTTTTGGTAATGGAGGGTTTTTGATACGTCCAACCTTGGTTAGAAAGATTGTTTCTCCTTCAGGAGAAGAAAAAATACTGTCTTCAAACCCAAAGAAAATTCGAGTTCTTTCTGAAAAAATAGTTGCAGATGTTGTTCGTGCTATGCGTTTCACAACATGTTTAGGAGGGACGGGGATTCGTGCTGCTACTAAGGGATATTCTAGTGCAGGGAAAACAGGGACAACAGAAAAATTAGTCGATGGGAAGTATGATAAAAAACGGCACATTGCTTCATTTATCGGGCTTACTCCTATAGCTGCTTTATCGGATACTGCAGTTCCTTTAGTTATTCTTGTTTCTATCGACGATCCTGCTTATGGAGTAAGAGAAGACAGAACTAAGAACTATATGGGAGGACGGTGTGCTGCTCCTGTATTTTCGAGAATAGCTTCTCGAGTGCTGCCTTATTTAGGTGTGCCATTAGACGAGCAACTACACACCTATCGTGAAGAAGTTTCTCAATTAAAGCTGCTATATGAGGAATGGAATCGCAAATAG
- the rsmH gene encoding 16S rRNA (cytosine(1402)-N(4))-methyltransferase RsmH produces the protein MTDSIPHIPVLVKESLSLFRDRNPVVFCDVTVGAGGHAEAFLTEFPSIERYDGSDRDLSALALSENRLLPFKDRVRLRHASFEEVDTLTSDGTYDGVLADLGVSSMQLNNLERGFSFQGEDHPLDMRMDTSRGMTASEVLNSLREEEIGEIFRNYGEEPLWRSAAAAVVHFRKKKKILTVKDLKDATSGVFPSYRLRKKIHPLTLIFQALRIYVNQEGAQLKVLLDSAFRWLRPGGRLAVISFCSLDDRPVKWAFREAEARGLGKILTKKVIMPSYEETRMNPRSRSAKLRCFEKSFEDK, from the coding sequence GTGACCGATTCAATTCCTCATATTCCTGTTTTAGTAAAAGAGAGTCTTTCATTATTCCGCGATCGTAATCCAGTAGTCTTTTGTGATGTGACTGTTGGTGCAGGTGGTCATGCAGAAGCTTTTTTAACCGAATTTCCTTCGATAGAACGGTATGACGGGTCGGATAGAGATCTGTCTGCGCTGGCGTTATCCGAAAATAGATTACTTCCTTTTAAGGATCGCGTGCGCTTGCGACATGCTTCTTTTGAAGAAGTGGATACACTGACTTCTGATGGGACGTATGATGGAGTGCTTGCTGATCTAGGAGTATCCTCTATGCAGTTAAACAACCTTGAACGTGGATTTAGTTTTCAAGGAGAAGATCATCCTTTGGATATGCGAATGGATACTTCTCGAGGAATGACTGCAAGTGAAGTGCTTAATTCTTTAAGGGAAGAAGAGATTGGAGAAATTTTTCGTAACTACGGAGAAGAGCCTCTTTGGAGGAGCGCTGCGGCAGCTGTAGTGCATTTTAGAAAAAAGAAAAAGATTTTGACCGTTAAAGATCTAAAAGATGCTACGTCTGGAGTCTTTCCTTCCTACCGATTGCGAAAGAAAATTCATCCACTAACATTGATATTCCAAGCTCTGCGCATTTATGTTAATCAGGAAGGGGCTCAATTAAAAGTTTTGTTAGACTCTGCTTTCCGTTGGTTACGTCCTGGTGGGCGTTTAGCTGTTATTTCTTTTTGTAGTTTAGATGATCGTCCTGTTAAGTGGGCTTTTAGAGAAGCTGAGGCTAGGGGGCTTGGTAAGATATTGACTAAAAAAGTGATAATGCCCTCTTATGAAGAAACTAGGATGAATCCTCGATCACGTTCAGCTAAGTTGCGTTGTTTTGAAAAGAGTTTTGAAGATAAGTAA
- a CDS encoding DUF5399 domain-containing protein, with the protein MVEIFNYSTSVYEKHSSTNKLVNDFRKEIQMEGAAIRDIAKHAQILDMTPKPSALSTLMQTNKKTCWASFSPPTNFHKQRFSTPYLVPSLGSPDKQDQDMEKISSYLKVLTRGKFSYRSTADTLSRKNKRSSDQKRNGQHFEQEELEVEEEVLVREGTVLLRALDQGIKSSNLLIDYVISRIFQFVQG; encoded by the coding sequence ATGGTCGAAATTTTTAACTATAGTACCTCGGTATACGAGAAACACAGCTCTACGAACAAGCTTGTTAATGACTTCCGTAAAGAAATCCAAATGGAAGGCGCAGCGATTCGGGACATAGCTAAGCATGCTCAAATCTTAGATATGACACCCAAGCCTTCTGCGTTATCAACGCTCATGCAAACAAATAAAAAAACTTGCTGGGCGTCCTTTTCTCCTCCAACCAATTTTCATAAACAACGATTCTCCACTCCTTACTTAGTACCATCTCTCGGCTCTCCTGATAAACAAGACCAAGACATGGAAAAAATCTCTTCCTATTTAAAAGTTCTAACTAGAGGTAAATTTTCTTACCGCTCAACAGCTGACACGCTTTCACGAAAAAATAAACGCTCCTCTGATCAAAAGAGAAATGGACAACATTTTGAGCAGGAAGAGCTTGAAGTAGAAGAGGAAGTCTTAGTACGAGAAGGCACAGTATTGCTTAGAGCATTGGATCAAGGAATCAAGAGTTCTAATCTCCTTATCGATTATGTTATTTCTCGTATTTTTCAATTCGTACAAGGTTAA